From Leptidea sinapis chromosome 12, ilLepSina1.1, whole genome shotgun sequence, the proteins below share one genomic window:
- the LOC126967160 gene encoding zinc finger MIZ domain-containing protein 1, with protein sequence MSGGGENAQFGATAAMVAAATTAAMQDSQPFSQMQNSMNMGNPQYSAMNGYGQTRSHNPAMTGMGMGGNGGMNGMNGINGMNGMASMGQMGNASMNGMNPMAQMANMGMHANMMSSQMGPGQMGGSTKMGPGGYQRRHTPYPSGTMIMGTRKTQYMGGQPGFAPNQYPSGYGGRPGFQGQYPPQQPLGPSGNFGPTMRGNMRQSTPTYSNQSQYFNGGVPGHFPQHQSGGGQYGGQYSQQFAQEVAMRTNSYQHSPVPGNPTPPLTPASSMPPYISPNADVKPHFNELKPQMGMQNDELRLTFPVRDGIILPPFRLEHNLAVSNHVFQLKPTVHSTLIWRSDLELQLKCFHHEDRQMNTNWPTSVQVSVNATPLVIDRGENKTSHKPLYLKEVCQPGRNTIQITVSACCCSHLFVLQLVHRPSVRSVLQGLLRKRLLTADHCIAKIKMNFNQTTSSGNGPNTPNDRDSVEQTALKVSLKCPITFKKITLPARGHECKHIQCFDLESYLQLNCERGSWRCPVCNKPAQLEGLEVDQYMWGILNTLNTSDVDEVTIDSGANWKAAKSSANTGMKQEDDSNDGNVKRSKTVSPGSMNMPTMNNWDQALSPYLPPDMNTIASGSMISSYNQGGSNRSSGSNSQNYDYGLTNGPGSNEYAGNGPLSHLNESVNSLDPLNAMEKSLNEQMPHTPHTPHTPGSAHTPGGGGGAHTPGSSHTPGPPSVGHHSLNDVDIPADLNFDPAAVIDGEGTDNLNLLPETSVDPMELLSYLDAPALGELLATPPSSSSSAGSHPPRATSSDDLLALFE encoded by the exons atgCAAAATTCCATGAATATGGGCAACCCCCAATACAGTGCGATGAACGGCTACGGTCAGACACGCAGCCATAACCCAGCGATGACGGGAATGGGTATGGGCGGTAATGGTGGAATGAATGGAATGAACGGGATTAATGGGATGAACGGTATGGCCAGTATGGGGCAGATGGGAAATGCCTCCATGAACGGAATGAATCCAATGGCACAAATGGCCAATATGGGAATGCATGCAAATATGATGTCCTCACAAATGGGCCCTGGACAAATGGGTGGTTCTACAAAGATGGGACCCGGTGGTTATCAAAGGCGACACACGCCATATCCATCGGGGACAATGATAATGGGAACGAGGAAAACCCAGTACATGGGTGGTCAACCAGGTTTTGCCCCAAACCAGTACCCATCCGGCTATGGCGGCCGGCCGGGATTCCAAGGCCAATACCCACCACAACAGCCATTAGGCCCAAGCGGAAACTTCGGGCCAACCATGCGTGGAAATATGAGGCAGTCTACTCCAACTTATTCAAATCAAAGTCAGTATTTTAATGGTGGAGTGCCTGGCCATTTTCCGCAACATCAGAGCGGCGGAGGCCAATATGGCGGCCAATACAGCCAGCAATTTGCACAAGAAGTGGCGATGCGAACAAACAGCTATCAACATAGTCCGGTGCCTGGAAACCCAACGCCGCCCTTGACGCCAGCTAGCAGTATGCCGCCCTACATAAGCCCTAACGCTGACGTCAAGCCTCATTTTAATGAGCTCAAACCACAGATGGGCATGCAAA ATGATGAACTTCGATTGACATTCCCTGTGAGAGACGGAATCATTCTACCGCCATTTAGATTAGAGCATAACTTAGCTGTTAGCAATCATGTGTTTCAACTAAAACCGACAGTACATTCAACATTGATATGGAG ATCGGACCTAGAGTTACAACTAAAATGCTTCCACCACGAAGACAGGCAGATGAACACGAATTGGCCGACGAGTGTACAAGTTTCGGTGAACGCAACACCATTAGTAATAGATAGGGGCGAAAATAAAACATCACATAAACCATTGTACCTGAAAGAAGTATGCCAACCGGGCAGAAACACCATTCAAATAACCGTGTCTGCATGTTGCtgt tCCCATCTATTTGTTCTGCAATTGGTCCACCGGCCCAGCGTGCGAAGTGTTTTACAAGGATTATTAAGAAAGAGATTACTAACAGCAGATCATTGTATCgccaaaataaaaatgaattttaatcaGACGACATCTAGTGGTAACGGACCGAATACTCCTAATGATAGAGATAGTGTTGAGCAGACCGCTTTGAAAGTATCTCTAAAATGTCCCATCACGTTTAAGAAGATCACATTACCAGCGCGAGGGCATGAGTGTAAACACATACAGTGCTTCGATTTAGAATCATATTTGCAACTGAACTGCGAGAGGGGTTCATGGAGGTGTCCTGTTTGCAA CAAACCAGCTCAGCTTGAAGGTTTAGAAGTAGACCAATACATGTGGGGGATACTGAATACCTTGAATACTTCGGATGTGGATGAAGTTACGATCGACAGCGGAGCGAATTGGAAAGCCGCAAAATCTTCAGCAAACACTGGAATGAAG CAAGAAGATGACAGCAATGATGGCAATGTCAAGCGAAGCAAAACTGTATCACCTGGGTCAATGAATATGCCTACAATGAACAACTGGGACCAAGCCCTATCTCCGTATCTACCTCCGGACATGAACACTATAGCGAGCGGTTCCATGATATCATCATACAACCAGGGCGGTTCCAACAGGTCGAGTGGCTCCAACAGCCAAAACTACGACTATGGCTTGACAAACGGCCCTGGCAGCAATGAATATGCGGGAAATGGGCCGTTGTCACATCTCAACGAAAGTGTCAACTCTTTGGACCCGCTAAATGCAATGGAAAAAAGTTTAAATGAACAG ATGCCACATACCCCGCATACGCCACATACTCCTGGATCAGCCCACACTCCTGGGGGAGGTGGTGGAGCTCACACCCCAGGGTCCAGCCACACACCAGGTCCACCTTCAGTTGGGCATCACTCCTTGAATGATGTCGACATTCCTGCAGATCTCAACTTTGATCCGGCCGCTGTCATCGATGGTGAAGGGACGGACAATCTCAAT TTGCTGCCAGAAACGAGCGTAGATCCTATGGAGCTCCTGTCGTATCTAGACGCGCCGGCTTTGGGTGAACTCCTGGCAACTCCTCCGTCGTCCTCATCTTCGGCAGGGTCGCACCCGCCGCGCGCGACCTCCTCTGACGACTTGCTTGCTCTGTTCGAATGA